CGGTGACAGCAGGAGGATCAGGGCGACCACGACCAGCACGACCACCGCGGCGGCGGCCGCGTACGGCAGCCACCGGGGGCGGGGTGGGGAGGGCACGACCTTCGGCAGCAGCACGGTGCTCGCGGAGGCGAGGTCGGCCGCCGCGTCGGAGAAGCCCTCGGCGACCAGGTCCGGCCGCGCGGGCGGCACGCCGGTCGGCGCGAGCACGGCGACGAGCTTGGCCGCGTGGTCGGCCGAGCAGGGCCGGTCGCTGGTGGCCAGCTCGCGGGCGGCGGTCAGCAGCGTGGTGGGCTTGGGGTGCAGCACCCGCACGCCCCGGTTGAGGTCCGCCGACGGCTGCACGACGTGGCCGACGTACGGGCCGACGGCCACCACGGTGGTCACCGGCAGCGGCTCGCCGCGCATGTCCTGGATGCGCCTGGCGACGGCCTTGGTGGCCTCCAGCGCCTCGCCGGCCGGGCTGAGCACGCCGTCCGGGCGGGTGAGCGGCCAGCCGTCGATGGTCCACCGGCCGTTCAGCGGCGCCTCCAGGCGCACCGCCGGGTCGGGCAGGTCGACCCCGACCACCACGAGCACCCCGCGCGGCAGCACGATGACGGCGTCCAGCTCGCGCGGGCAGTCCGGCGGGCGCACGCCGAGCAGCGCGACGCCGCCGAGCACCGCGTCGCCCGCGCCCCACGTGCTGAGGGCGGCGCGCACGTCCGCGCCGATCGTCGAGGGTTCGCTCCCGAGCCGGATCAGCCGCACAAGACCCCACCGTTCCTCACGGGCGGACACGGTAGCGCCGACGAGGGTCCGCCGGCCGCGCGCGCACCGGGTTTCGGCCATCCGTGACAGCCGTCACCGGTCCCGCGCCGATCACGTCGGCGTGTCGGAACGACCCCGGAAGGTGACATCCCGGTGTGCGCGAGGGCGGGAAGTCCGCGATTTGGGGTCGAAAGTCCTGTATCCGCACCGCCCCGACGGGGAACGGGCTGGTTCTTCTGGCGGACCGCCGCCGCACCGGGCAGAATGGCCGGGTCGGGAATTCACAAGATCGTCCACTGTTCTCGAGAGGTCGTAGGGGAAGACGTCCCTCGTCGAGTAGCGGAGGTCAGCTGTGAGCACCCGTGGCAGCACCAGTGGCGTGGTCTACGTCCACTCGTCGCCGTCTGCGGTCTGTCCGCACGTCGAGTGGGCGATCTCGGGCACCCTCGGTGAGCGAGCGGACCTCAAGTGGGCGGCGCAGCCCGCGGCGCCAGGGCAGTTGCGCGCCGAATGCAACTGGTCCGGCGACGCCGGCACCGGGGCCAGACTCGTGTCCGCGCTCAGGGCGTGGCCGATGCTCAGGTTCGAGGTGACGGAGGACCCGAGTCCGGGCGTGGACGGCGTGCGGTACTGCTTCGTGCCCGTGCTGGGCCTGTGGCACGCCCGCACGAGCGCCAACGGCGACATCGTCGTGTCCGAGGACCAGCTGCGCGCCCTGGCCGCGCGCAGCCGCGGCGGGGAGTCGTTCGCGCACGGCGTGGACGAGATCCTCGGCGCCGCGTGGGACGACGCGCTGGAGCCCTTCCGGCGTGCCGGCGACGGCGCACCGGTGACCTGGCTGCACCGCGTCGGTTGATCCGCCGGTCCGCGGCACCGCACGCCGGTGCCGCGGGTCCGGTCGGTCCGCCCGGCTCACCCGGGAGGGTGATCGGCTGCTCCGGCCGGCGCACCCTTCGTCCTGTGTGGACGGAACGCGCCCGGGTCAGCCCGCCGCGGGCGCGGGTTGCCAGGCCGCCATGAGGTCCCGGTACAGGACCGAGCCGGCCATCAGCTCGTCGTGGCCGCCCAGCAGCGGCGGTCCGCCGTCCATCACCAGCACCCGCTCCGCCCGCAGCGCCGAGGACAGCCGGTGCGCGATCACCACCAGCGTGCCGCCGCGCGCCGCGAAGGCCCGCTCCACCACGGCCTCGGCCGCCGGGTCCAGCGACGACGTCGCCTCGTCCAGGATCACCACGTCGGCCGCCGAGGCGTAGACCCGCGCGGCGGCCAGCAGCTGCGCCTCGCCGGTCGACAGCCCGCCGCCCGCGTGGCCCACCTGCCCGGCCAGCCCGCCCAGGCGGGCCAGCACGTCGGCCGCGCCGACCGCCGCCACCGCCTCCAGCAGCGCGGCGTCCGACGCGTCCGGGGCGAGCAGCGCGAGGTTCTCCCGCACCGTCCCGGTGAACAGGTACGTCTC
This region of Saccharothrix longispora genomic DNA includes:
- a CDS encoding DUF3145 domain-containing protein; this encodes MSTRGSTSGVVYVHSSPSAVCPHVEWAISGTLGERADLKWAAQPAAPGQLRAECNWSGDAGTGARLVSALRAWPMLRFEVTEDPSPGVDGVRYCFVPVLGLWHARTSANGDIVVSEDQLRALAARSRGGESFAHGVDEILGAAWDDALEPFRRAGDGAPVTWLHRVG